One Nitrospirota bacterium genomic window, GGCCGTCAGTCTATGGCTTATGGGGAACACAGGCTGATAGGTTCCCTCGAGTGGAGCAACAACGCGAGACGGTTCGACGCTATTAAGGGTAGCGTCAAAATTGGCGATGCTGCAGATGTTGACTTCTGGACCGCTAAGTTAAGTGAAGCTGGCCAGGACTGGGGTAATGACAGCAATTTTAACGGCATCTATGCGATGCTCAAGATGGTTCCAGATAATGCCATAGACGTTTATATACTGCAGAAGATCATTGGCACAACTGAGACAAACTTCTTTACCGCTGGAGCAAGGGTCAAAGGGGACATTAAAAACATCGGATTGGATTATGCTGCAGAATTTGCTGCTCAGTTTGGCGATGCCAATGCAACAGATTCAATGAGCGCCAATGCCTATGCTGCACGGGTCGGATACACAATTCCTGCAGCTATGAACCTGAGGATTGGAGCTGAGGTAGACGGTGCAACTGGAGAAGACACCAGTACATCAGATGTTGAAAAGTTTGACAACCTCTACCCGACCAATCACTATCTCTATGGCTTTACGGATGATGTGAACTGGACAAACATGTTCGCTATTAACGGCACTGTCAGCATAAAGCCGTTAGATAACCTCTCACTGGCGATTGAATACTGGAAGTACTCACTTGCCGAGAAAGTAGCCGGAAATGATGATAACGGCTCAGAAATCAATGGAAAGGCAAATTATACATTGAGCAATAACGTAAATCTTGAAGCTGCCTATGCTTTGAGGGATGCCGGTGATTTCGCTGTGGCATCTTATGCTGGTTATGGTGCGATCCCGGCAAACAAGAGCGCTACATTCGGTTACTTGATGCTTAATGTAAAGTTCATGTAAGACAGTCTATGGAGGTCACGCCTCTGATATATAAGCGTGACTTGAAAAGGCCAGCAGAAAAAATCTGCTGGCCTTTTTTTATACCAATCATCATTCAATCGCAACCCTCAGGACAGCCCTATTCCTCCCCGATAGGGAGTGTATTTTTAAGCGTGAAGACTACAAACAATTTTGTAATTTTAAAATCACCAACAACACAAATTTGTAGCATCAAACATCCCAAAATCCTCCTCCACAACATATTAATTCCTTAATTATCAATTAGTTACCTTCATTATTCCAGAATGGCACACAGATTGTAATGTATATGTATCATGACTCAGTTAAAGACTACCATTGCTGATGTTGAAAGACGGCTCATAATAGATGCACTTGAGTCTTCAGGATGGGTGCAGGCAAAGGCCGCAAAGATGCTTGGCACAACTCAGAGGATATTGGGTTACAAGATCAGGAAGTATGGGATAGAAGTAAGAACCAACAAAGGAGGATTAGAAAATGAGGAAGAGTCTGACAAGGATTATTAGCGCGATGTTCTTAACAGGTGTTATAGGTGCTGCTAGCGCATATGCTACTCCATCTACTCATGTATGGTCGCCGTCAACGGATATTCAGGCTTATGGGGTAGCCCATATAACGAGTGATATTTATCTACCTGTAAAGAAAGTAACTGATGTAAATGGTGACGGAATTAACGACCGTGGTGGAACTATAACAAACCTCGGTTTAACCGTCGGCGTTCTTCCATTTGAGAAAGTAGGGCTTGAGGTCGGTTTTGACCACATTGAAGGTCAGTACCCACTCTATTTCAATGCAAAGTTAGGTATACCTGAAAATGCCTATGGAAAATTTTTCCCTGCTATCGCAGTGGGAGGTTATTCAATAGGAACAAAGTCAGATGTCACTGACTTCAATATCTATTATGGAAAGGTTGCTAAGACAATAGGACCGGCCGGAAGGTTTTCCGCCGGGTACTACACAGGAAATGACAAACTTCTTGTGGATGAAAACGGCAAATCATCTGAGAGCGGCGTTCTCCTGTGCTGGGAAAGGACGATAAGCGAGTTATCAGAAAACCTGTGGGTCTCCGTAGACTACATGGGAGGAGATAACAGCTTCGGCGCCCTGAGCTATGGTTTTGCATGGAAATTTGCGCCTAATACAAGCGTAATATTCGGTTATGTGGATCAGATCAAAGATGAGCTGGCTGCTGATTCATTTACCGTTCAGGTAGATATAGATTTTGATGTATTTAATAAATAGAACTGACTAAGGAGGGATTCACAATGGAAAGATTTTTTAAACTCATACTGGTAGCACTCACAACAATCATGCTCTCCTCCACCCTTGTCTTCTCAGAGGAGGCCGTTGTACCTGCGGGAACAGCAACAGGCGGGGAGACCGTAGTTGTTCATGTAGAGGGGGCCGCAGCTGCAACTGCGGAAATAGCTCCGTCGGCGCCGGAATGGGACGCAAAATTTGCAGCGGACACATTGTGGGTTATGATCGCTGCGTTTCTTGTATTCTTCATGAACCTTGGGTTTGCAATGGTTGAAACGGGACTTTGCCGCGCCAAGAACGCTGTAAACATCCTCTCAAAGAATGTCATAGTCTTCTGCGTCACCGCAGTCGTCTTCTGGTTCATCGGGTTTGCGGTAATGTTCGGCAATGGCAATTCATTCTTCGGCACAGTGGGATGGTACCTCTCAGGGGCAGACAACAGTCCTGCCACTGGAGATGCCTATAGAGGTATATTTGCCTCTCTGGGCTGGACAGGGGTACCACTCTATGCAAAATTCATGTTTCAGTTAGTTTTTGCAGCGACAGCAGCAACAATAGTATCAGGGGCAGTAGCTGAAAGGATTAAATATTTCTCGTTTTTTGTCTTTTCTGCTTTCATGGCTATTTTAATATATCCTGTCGCAGGTCACTGGATATGGGGCGGCGGCTGGCTGGCAACTATGGAGACACCTTTCCTTGATTTTGCCGGCTCTACAGTAGTCCACAGCATAGGAGGATGGGCTGCATTAATAGGTGCAATATTTCTCGGACCCAGGATTGGGAAATATTCCAAAGATGGCAAGGTTAATGCCATTCCGGGACATGATATGGGTATGGCTACACTCGGTATGTTTGTACTATGGTTTGGCTGGTTTGGATTCAACCCGGGCAGTACAATGGCCGCTGACCCGGACGCCATAGCAAGGGTCGCTATCAATACCTGCCTGGCCGGTGCTGTCGGTGGTGTTGCATCAACATTTGTCTCATATATTGCACTGGGAAAGCCTGATTTGAGTATGGTGTTAAATGGTATACTCGCCGGACTTGTTGCAATAACGGCTCCATGCAACTGGACAACACCGGGTGGATCAATAATTATAGGCTTAATAGCCGGCATTCTCGTAGTTTACGCAGTCATATTCTTTGACAAGGTAAGGGTGGATGACCCTGTGGGCGCCCTTTCCGTACATCTGGTCAATGGCATCTGGGGCACTCTGGCTGTAGGACTCTTCGCAGCTGATATTGGCGGCGTTAAAGGATTATTCTATGGCGGCGGTACAGCACAGTTGTTTTCACAGATAAAGGGAGTTGCTGCTGTTGGCGTTTATGTGGTCGTATTAAGCGTAATATGCTGGGCTGTCATTAAAGCCGTAATTGGATTACGTGTCAGTGAAGAAGAAGAATTTGAAGGACTTGATATGGGTGAACATGGAATCCAGGCATATCCTGATTTTGTGAGCTCGCCTTCTATGAGAAAGATGGGAGAGATGGCCGGGGGGAGGTAATTGAGGGGGGAGGAAATATACGGAGGACAACTTATGAAAAAGATTGAGGCTATTATAAGGCCATTTAAACTTGATGAGATTAAGAATGCACTGAACAAGGTTGGGATACAGGGAATGACCGTCAATGAAGTAAAGGGGTTCGGCCGTCAGAAAGGCCACACGGAACTCTATCGCGGTGCCGAATATGTTGTAGACTTTCTGCCAAAGACAAAGATAGAGATCATTGTTGGAGATGAGGCCGTAGAAAAGGTCATCTCAGCCATAATGG contains:
- a CDS encoding alginate export family protein; the encoded protein is MKRRWIFSLLTASLVAGMVGTSYAEVKLSGGELRVRGIMVDNSDANMDGGFFEQRTRLNAEASANDNAKVMVQIQDSRTWGAETSTVSTGTENEALDVSQAYVDLLNLGNSPVSLRIGRQSMAYGEHRLIGSLEWSNNARRFDAIKGSVKIGDAADVDFWTAKLSEAGQDWGNDSNFNGIYAMLKMVPDNAIDVYILQKIIGTTETNFFTAGARVKGDIKNIGLDYAAEFAAQFGDANATDSMSANAYAARVGYTIPAAMNLRIGAEVDGATGEDTSTSDVEKFDNLYPTNHYLYGFTDDVNWTNMFAINGTVSIKPLDNLSLAIEYWKYSLAEKVAGNDDNGSEINGKANYTLSNNVNLEAAYALRDAGDFAVASYAGYGAIPANKSATFGYLMLNVKFM
- a CDS encoding P-II family nitrogen regulator, coding for MKKIEAIIRPFKLDEIKNALNKVGIQGMTVNEVKGFGRQKGHTELYRGAEYVVDFLPKTKIEIIVGDEAVEKVISAIMDSSKTGKLGDGKIFITDIEETIRIRTGERGEDAI
- the amt gene encoding ammonium transporter — protein: MERFFKLILVALTTIMLSSTLVFSEEAVVPAGTATGGETVVVHVEGAAAATAEIAPSAPEWDAKFAADTLWVMIAAFLVFFMNLGFAMVETGLCRAKNAVNILSKNVIVFCVTAVVFWFIGFAVMFGNGNSFFGTVGWYLSGADNSPATGDAYRGIFASLGWTGVPLYAKFMFQLVFAATAATIVSGAVAERIKYFSFFVFSAFMAILIYPVAGHWIWGGGWLATMETPFLDFAGSTVVHSIGGWAALIGAIFLGPRIGKYSKDGKVNAIPGHDMGMATLGMFVLWFGWFGFNPGSTMAADPDAIARVAINTCLAGAVGGVASTFVSYIALGKPDLSMVLNGILAGLVAITAPCNWTTPGGSIIIGLIAGILVVYAVIFFDKVRVDDPVGALSVHLVNGIWGTLAVGLFAADIGGVKGLFYGGGTAQLFSQIKGVAAVGVYVVVLSVICWAVIKAVIGLRVSEEEEFEGLDMGEHGIQAYPDFVSSPSMRKMGEMAGGR